In Streptomyces nojiriensis, one genomic interval encodes:
- the paaN gene encoding phenylacetic acid degradation protein PaaN encodes MAAELTVPQLSAKHRPTLDQALSAIRSRAYWSPHPEHPKAYGETAPADGLAAFEAVRGTRLDLGQPGTDGWTGAEVSPFGPELGVEYPHVDPDVLLPAMKAGMGAWRDAGPEARALVCIEILSRISARTHEFAHAVMHTSGQAFMMAFQAGGPHAQDRGLEAVAYAYEEQTRVPGQADWSKPQGKKDPLELGKTFTAVPRGIALMIGCNTFPTWNGYPGLFASLATGNAVLVKPHPRAVLPLALTVQVAREVLAEAGFDPNLVALAVERPGEGIAKTLAVRPEIKLIDYTGSTEFGDWLETNARQAQVYTEKAGVNTVVLDSTDNYKGMLSNLAFSLSLYSGQMCTTPQNLLIPRDGIATDAGHKTYDEVVADLAASVGGLLGDDARANALLGALVNPDVKTRLEAAAALGEVALASREVVNPEFPDAVVRTPVMVKLDAAKADPEAPYLSECFGPVSFAVAVDTTADALDLLRRTVREKGAMTVGAYTTSPDTERAVEEVCLEESAQLSLNLTGGVFVNQTAAFSDFHGSGGNPAANAALCDGAFVANRFRVVEVRRQA; translated from the coding sequence ATGGCCGCCGAGCTCACCGTCCCCCAGCTGTCCGCCAAGCACCGGCCCACCCTGGACCAGGCCCTGTCGGCGATCCGCAGCCGCGCCTACTGGTCCCCGCATCCCGAACACCCCAAGGCGTACGGCGAGACCGCGCCCGCCGACGGGCTCGCCGCCTTCGAGGCCGTGCGCGGCACGCGGCTGGACCTGGGCCAGCCCGGCACCGACGGCTGGACGGGCGCCGAGGTGTCCCCGTTCGGCCCGGAGCTGGGTGTCGAGTACCCCCACGTGGACCCGGACGTGCTGCTGCCCGCGATGAAGGCCGGCATGGGTGCCTGGCGCGACGCGGGACCCGAGGCGCGCGCCCTGGTCTGTATCGAGATCCTGTCCCGCATCTCCGCCCGGACCCACGAGTTCGCGCACGCGGTCATGCACACCAGCGGCCAGGCCTTCATGATGGCGTTCCAGGCCGGCGGCCCGCACGCGCAGGACCGCGGCCTGGAGGCCGTGGCCTACGCGTACGAGGAGCAGACCCGGGTCCCGGGCCAGGCCGACTGGTCGAAGCCGCAGGGCAAGAAGGACCCGCTGGAGCTCGGCAAGACCTTCACCGCCGTCCCGCGCGGCATCGCCCTCATGATCGGCTGCAACACCTTCCCGACCTGGAACGGCTACCCCGGCCTGTTCGCCTCCCTCGCCACCGGCAACGCGGTGCTGGTCAAGCCGCACCCGCGGGCCGTGCTGCCGCTCGCGCTGACCGTCCAGGTCGCGCGGGAGGTCCTGGCCGAGGCGGGCTTCGACCCGAACCTGGTGGCGCTGGCGGTCGAGCGCCCGGGCGAGGGCATCGCCAAGACCCTCGCGGTCCGCCCCGAGATCAAGCTGATCGACTACACCGGGTCCACGGAGTTCGGCGACTGGCTGGAGACCAACGCCCGCCAGGCCCAGGTCTACACGGAGAAGGCCGGCGTCAACACCGTCGTCCTGGACTCCACCGACAACTACAAGGGCATGCTGTCCAACCTGGCGTTCTCGCTGTCCCTGTACAGCGGCCAGATGTGCACCACCCCGCAGAACCTGCTGATCCCGCGCGACGGCATCGCGACGGACGCCGGCCACAAGACCTACGACGAGGTCGTCGCCGACCTCGCGGCCTCGGTCGGCGGCCTGCTGGGCGACGACGCCCGGGCCAACGCGCTGCTCGGCGCGCTGGTCAACCCGGACGTCAAGACCCGGCTGGAGGCCGCGGCCGCCCTGGGCGAGGTCGCGCTGGCCTCCCGGGAGGTCGTGAACCCCGAGTTCCCGGACGCGGTGGTCCGTACCCCCGTCATGGTCAAGCTGGACGCCGCCAAGGCGGACCCGGAGGCGCCGTACCTCTCCGAGTGCTTCGGCCCGGTCTCCTTCGCGGTGGCCGTGGACACCACCGCCGACGCCCTCGACCTGCTGCGCCGCACGGTGCGCGAGAAGGGCGCCATGACGGTGGGCGCGTACACCACGTCCCCCGACACCGAGCGGGCCGTCGAGGAGGTCTGCCTGGAGGAGTCCGCGCAGCTCTCCCTGAACCTGACCGGCGGGGTGTTCGTCAACCAGACCGCCGCGTTCTCGGACTTCCACGGCTCCGGCGGCAACCCGGCGGCCAACGCGGCCCTGTGCGACGGCGCCTTCGTCGCGAACCGCTTCCGGGTGGTGGAGGTCCGCCGCCAGGCGTAA
- a CDS encoding 3-hydroxyacyl-CoA dehydrogenase, with translation MTAIERSRTVAVVGAGTMGQGIAQVALLAGHRVLIYDINAALAADGVGFVQDRVDRMAAKGRLDRAEAEEAIGRIASAGDLADLAGAALVIEAVVENVTVKQTLFAALEEVVAPDALLATNTSSLSVTELAAGLAHPGRFLGLHFFNPAPLLPLVEVVSGFATDPAAAERAYRTVLGWGKTPVRCADTPGFIVNRIARPFYAEAFAVYEEQGADPATIDAVLRESGGFKMGPFQLTDLIGQDVNEAVTRSVWESFFRSPKFTPSLAQRRLVQSGRLGRKTGHGWYPYGPDAEPALPHTAAPEEAPAKVTVVGDLGPAADLVDLLEEAGIAVAATAQGGPYIQLPGEGQLVLADGKTSVEFADVVYFDLALDYRGATRIALSASADTSERTLAEAIGLFQKLGKQVSVIGDVPGMIVARTVAMLIDLTADAVARGVATAEDIDTAMRLGVNYPLGPAEWHDRIGRDWAYDLLHNLDERVPGGRYAPSLALFKLGYEDGDGAGDDEGDQDDTGENE, from the coding sequence ATGACAGCAATCGAGCGGTCCCGCACAGTGGCGGTCGTCGGCGCCGGCACCATGGGGCAGGGCATCGCCCAGGTCGCCCTTCTCGCAGGTCACCGCGTGCTGATCTACGACATCAACGCCGCGCTCGCCGCCGACGGCGTCGGTTTCGTCCAGGACCGGGTCGACCGGATGGCCGCCAAGGGCCGGCTGGACCGCGCCGAGGCCGAGGAGGCGATCGGCCGGATCGCGTCGGCCGGCGACCTCGCGGACCTCGCCGGGGCCGCCCTCGTCATCGAGGCGGTGGTCGAGAACGTCACCGTGAAGCAGACGCTCTTCGCCGCCCTGGAAGAGGTGGTCGCGCCGGACGCGCTGCTGGCGACCAACACCTCCTCCCTCTCGGTCACCGAGCTCGCCGCCGGGCTCGCGCACCCCGGCCGCTTCCTCGGCCTGCACTTCTTCAACCCGGCCCCGCTGCTCCCGCTCGTCGAGGTGGTCAGCGGTTTCGCCACCGACCCGGCCGCCGCCGAGCGCGCGTACCGCACCGTCCTCGGCTGGGGGAAGACGCCGGTCCGCTGCGCCGACACCCCCGGGTTCATCGTCAACCGGATCGCCCGCCCCTTCTACGCCGAGGCCTTCGCGGTGTACGAGGAGCAGGGCGCCGACCCGGCCACCATCGACGCCGTGCTCCGCGAGAGCGGCGGCTTCAAGATGGGCCCCTTCCAGCTGACCGACCTGATCGGCCAGGACGTGAACGAGGCCGTGACCCGCTCGGTGTGGGAGTCCTTCTTCCGCAGCCCGAAGTTCACCCCCTCCCTCGCCCAGCGCCGCCTCGTCCAGTCGGGCCGCCTCGGTCGCAAGACCGGGCACGGCTGGTACCCGTACGGTCCGGACGCCGAGCCCGCGCTCCCGCACACCGCCGCGCCGGAGGAGGCCCCGGCGAAGGTCACCGTCGTCGGGGACCTCGGCCCCGCCGCCGACCTGGTCGACCTGCTGGAGGAGGCCGGGATCGCGGTCGCGGCCACCGCACAGGGCGGCCCGTACATCCAGCTCCCCGGCGAGGGCCAGCTGGTCCTCGCGGACGGCAAGACCTCGGTGGAGTTCGCGGACGTCGTCTACTTCGACCTCGCCCTCGACTACCGCGGCGCCACCCGGATCGCGCTCTCCGCGAGCGCGGACACCAGCGAGCGCACCCTCGCCGAGGCGATCGGCCTCTTCCAGAAGCTGGGCAAGCAGGTCTCCGTGATCGGCGACGTCCCCGGCATGATCGTCGCGCGGACCGTCGCGATGCTGATCGACCTGACGGCCGACGCGGTCGCCCGGGGGGTCGCCACCGCCGAGGACATCGACACGGCGATGCGACTGGGTGTCAACTACCCGCTGGGACCGGCCGAATGGCACGACCGGATCGGCCGCGACTGGGCCTACGACCTGCTGCACAACCTCGACGAACGCGTCCCCGGCGGCCGCTACGCACCCTCCCTCGCCCTGTTCAAACTGGGCTACGAGGACGGCGACGGGGCCGGCGACGACGAGGGCGACCAGGACGACACGGGGGAGAACGAATGA
- a CDS encoding TetR/AcrR family transcriptional regulator, whose protein sequence is MTTAKRDTYTPETLLSVAVQVFNERGYDGTSMEHLSKAAGISKSSIYHHVAGKEELLRRAVSRALDGLFGILEEPGAVRGRAVERVEYVTRRTVEVLVGELPYVTLLLRVRGNTRTERWALERRREFDHQVADLLGAAAAEGDLRADVDIRLATRLLFGMVNSLVEWYRPHPGAGHAQLADAVVHLAFDGLRTTR, encoded by the coding sequence ATGACGACGGCCAAGCGGGACACCTACACCCCCGAGACACTGCTCTCGGTCGCCGTCCAGGTCTTCAACGAGCGCGGCTACGACGGCACCTCGATGGAGCACCTCTCCAAGGCCGCGGGCATCTCGAAGTCCTCGATCTACCACCACGTCGCGGGCAAGGAGGAGCTGCTGCGGCGAGCCGTGAGCCGCGCCCTCGACGGGCTCTTCGGGATCCTGGAGGAGCCGGGCGCGGTACGCGGCCGGGCGGTCGAGCGCGTCGAGTACGTCACGCGCCGCACCGTCGAGGTGCTGGTCGGCGAGCTGCCGTACGTGACCCTGCTGCTGCGCGTCCGCGGCAACACCCGCACCGAGCGCTGGGCGCTGGAACGCCGCCGCGAGTTCGACCACCAGGTCGCGGACCTGCTGGGGGCCGCCGCGGCGGAGGGCGACCTGCGGGCCGACGTGGACATACGCCTCGCCACCAGGCTGCTCTTCGGCATGGTCAACTCCCTGGTCGAGTGGTACCGCCCGCACCCGGGCGCCGGCCACGCCCAGCTCGCCGACGCGGTCGTCCACCTCGCCTTCGACGGCCTGCGCACCACCCGCTGA
- a CDS encoding barstar family protein: MSTFLPTLTERRSPWVTFTRADDPWVARAEAELLARDGLVLRISGGELDTEACVYRTFARELGFLGYFGHNWDAMVDCLGDWHGPGHGKQDVAVIIDAADDLLGADFLGVFVSTLARGAWRANFMVDADGDPDEWADPFALHFVLLLDRTEPAAFAAKVVSRDGDLREAVVDGRLLVTLTDVDWPGGDPVWPPAGGPLAPAARTPA; this comes from the coding sequence ATGAGTACCTTCCTCCCCACGCTCACCGAACGCCGCTCTCCCTGGGTCACCTTCACCCGCGCCGATGACCCCTGGGTGGCGCGGGCGGAGGCCGAGCTGCTCGCGCGGGACGGGCTGGTGCTGCGGATATCCGGCGGCGAACTGGACACGGAGGCCTGCGTCTACCGGACGTTCGCCCGTGAGCTGGGCTTCCTCGGGTACTTCGGCCACAACTGGGACGCGATGGTCGACTGCCTCGGCGACTGGCACGGTCCCGGGCACGGCAAGCAGGACGTCGCCGTGATCATCGACGCCGCCGACGACCTGCTCGGCGCGGACTTCCTGGGGGTCTTCGTCTCCACCCTGGCCCGGGGCGCGTGGCGGGCGAACTTCATGGTCGACGCGGACGGGGACCCGGACGAATGGGCCGACCCCTTCGCTTTGCACTTCGTCTTGCTGCTGGACCGCACCGAGCCCGCCGCGTTCGCCGCGAAGGTCGTGTCCCGGGACGGAGACCTGCGCGAGGCGGTGGTCGACGGGCGGCTGCTCGTCACCCTGACGGACGTCGACTGGCCCGGCGGTGACCCGGTGTGGCCGCCGGCCGGCGGGCCCCTCGCGCCGGCGGCCCGGACCCCTGCGTAG
- a CDS encoding Lrp/AsnC family transcriptional regulator, whose protein sequence is MPDEQMAGTGSAPAAPGGTPGATSGPPVAPRPLDPIDRSIMRLLQADGRASIRSVAEQVHVSRANAYARINRLIDDGVIRGFTARVNHERAGQGASAYITLKIVQNSWRTVREQLRELPGAAHIALVSGDFDVLLLVHTPDNRTLRELVLTRLQAIPEVLSTRTLLVFEETDLLSPGPGTGPTISEE, encoded by the coding sequence ATGCCGGATGAACAAATGGCCGGAACGGGTTCCGCACCGGCCGCGCCGGGGGGCACCCCGGGAGCCACTTCGGGCCCTCCCGTCGCACCCCGGCCCCTGGATCCGATCGACCGGTCGATCATGCGGCTGCTCCAGGCGGACGGCCGCGCCTCGATACGGTCGGTGGCGGAGCAGGTGCACGTCTCGCGGGCGAACGCCTACGCCCGGATCAACCGGCTCATCGACGACGGGGTGATCCGCGGGTTCACGGCCCGCGTCAACCACGAACGCGCGGGCCAGGGCGCGTCCGCCTACATCACGCTGAAGATCGTCCAGAACTCCTGGCGCACGGTCCGCGAGCAGCTGCGCGAGCTCCCCGGCGCGGCGCACATCGCGCTGGTCAGCGGCGATTTCGACGTCCTGCTGCTGGTGCACACCCCGGACAACCGGACCCTGCGCGAGCTGGTCCTGACCCGGCTCCAGGCCATCCCGGAAGTCCTCTCGACGCGCACCCTGCTGGTCTTCGAGGAAACGGATCTGCTGTCCCCGGGCCCTGGGACGGGCCCGACGATCTCGGAGGAGTAG
- the pdhA gene encoding pyruvate dehydrogenase (acetyl-transferring) E1 component subunit alpha: MTVQELPGAGASHRSTQPPAWSPRTDAAPLLPDPEPYRVLGTEAADRLDPELMRRCYAELVRGRRYNAQATALTKQGRLAVYPSTVGQEACEIAAALVLEEQDWLFPSYRDTLAAVARGLDPVQALTLLRGDWHTGYDPREHRIAPLSTPLATQLPHAVGLAHAARLRGDDVVALAMVGDGGTSEGDFHEALNFAAVWQAPVVFLVQNNGFAISVPLAKQTAAPTLAHKAVGYGMPGRLVDGNDIAAMHEVLSEAVRRARAGGGPTLIEAVTYRMEAHTNADDATRYRGDAEVEAWKAHDPVDLLERELTARGIIDEAAIQAVRDDAEAMAAALREGMNADPVVDPMDLFAHVYAEQTDRLREQAAMLRAELEAEDQA; encoded by the coding sequence ATGACGGTCCAAGAGCTGCCCGGTGCCGGTGCGTCCCACCGTTCCACCCAGCCGCCCGCCTGGAGCCCCCGCACGGATGCCGCGCCGCTGCTGCCGGACCCCGAGCCCTACCGGGTGCTGGGCACCGAGGCGGCGGACCGGCTCGACCCGGAGCTGATGCGCCGCTGCTACGCCGAGCTGGTGCGCGGCCGGCGCTACAACGCCCAGGCCACGGCGCTCACCAAGCAGGGCCGGCTCGCCGTGTACCCCTCCACCGTCGGCCAGGAGGCCTGCGAGATCGCGGCCGCACTGGTCCTGGAGGAGCAGGACTGGCTGTTCCCGAGCTACCGGGACACCCTGGCGGCCGTGGCGCGCGGACTGGACCCCGTACAGGCCCTGACGCTGCTGCGCGGCGACTGGCACACCGGGTACGACCCGCGCGAGCACCGCATAGCCCCGCTCTCGACCCCGCTCGCCACCCAGCTGCCGCACGCGGTGGGCCTGGCGCACGCGGCCCGGCTGCGCGGCGACGACGTCGTCGCCCTCGCCATGGTCGGCGACGGCGGCACCAGCGAGGGCGACTTCCACGAGGCGCTGAACTTCGCCGCCGTCTGGCAGGCCCCGGTGGTCTTCCTCGTACAGAACAACGGCTTCGCGATCTCCGTCCCGCTCGCCAAGCAGACCGCCGCCCCGACCCTCGCCCACAAGGCCGTCGGGTACGGGATGCCCGGCCGGCTGGTCGACGGCAACGACATCGCCGCCATGCACGAGGTGCTGTCCGAGGCGGTCCGGCGGGCCCGGGCCGGTGGCGGTCCGACCCTGATCGAGGCCGTCACGTACCGGATGGAGGCCCACACGAACGCCGACGACGCGACCCGCTACCGCGGTGACGCCGAGGTCGAGGCCTGGAAGGCGCACGACCCGGTCGATCTGCTGGAGCGTGAGCTGACCGCCCGCGGGATCATCGACGAAGCGGCGATCCAGGCGGTGCGCGACGACGCCGAGGCGATGGCCGCGGCGCTCCGCGAGGGGATGAACGCGGACCCGGTGGTGGACCCGATGGACCTGTTCGCGCACGTGTACGCGGAGCAGACGGACCGGCTGCGGGAGCAGGCGGCCATGCTGCGCGCAGAGCTGGAAGCCGAGGACCAGGCGTGA
- a CDS encoding alpha-ketoacid dehydrogenase subunit beta has product MAQALTRAMRDAMAEDPTVHVMGEDVGTLGGVFRITDGLAKEFGEERCTDTPLAEAGILGAAVGMAMYGLRPVVEMQFDAFAYPAFEQLISHVAKMRNRTRGAMPLPITIRVPYGGGIGGVEHHCDSSEAYYVATPGLHVVTPATVEDAYGLLRASIASDDPVVFLEPKRLYWSKADWRPEAPAAVPGIGKALVRRTGTSATLITYGPSLPVCLEAAEAAREEGWDLEVVDLRSLVPFDEDTVVESVRRTGRAVVVHEAGGFGGPGAEIAARVTERCFHHLEAPVLRVTGFDIPYPPPMLEKHHLPGVDRILDTVARLQWEN; this is encoded by the coding sequence ATGGCGCAGGCCCTGACCCGGGCGATGCGCGACGCGATGGCCGAGGACCCGACGGTCCACGTGATGGGCGAGGACGTCGGGACGCTGGGCGGGGTCTTCCGGATCACGGACGGGCTCGCGAAGGAGTTCGGCGAGGAGCGCTGCACGGACACCCCGCTCGCGGAGGCGGGAATCCTGGGCGCGGCGGTCGGCATGGCCATGTACGGGCTGCGGCCGGTGGTGGAGATGCAGTTCGACGCCTTCGCCTACCCGGCGTTCGAGCAGCTGATCTCGCACGTGGCGAAGATGCGCAACCGCACCCGCGGCGCGATGCCGCTGCCGATCACCATCCGGGTGCCGTACGGCGGCGGGATCGGCGGCGTGGAGCACCACTGCGACTCCTCCGAGGCGTACTACGTGGCCACGCCCGGCCTGCACGTGGTGACCCCGGCGACGGTCGAGGACGCGTACGGGCTGCTGCGCGCGTCGATCGCGAGCGACGACCCGGTGGTCTTCCTGGAGCCGAAGCGGCTCTACTGGTCGAAGGCCGACTGGCGGCCCGAGGCGCCGGCGGCCGTGCCGGGCATCGGGAAGGCACTGGTCCGGCGGACCGGCACGAGCGCGACCCTGATCACCTACGGGCCCTCCCTGCCGGTGTGCCTGGAGGCGGCCGAGGCGGCGCGCGAGGAGGGCTGGGACCTGGAGGTCGTGGACCTCCGCTCGCTGGTCCCCTTCGACGAGGACACGGTCGTGGAGTCCGTACGCCGTACCGGGCGCGCGGTGGTGGTCCACGAGGCCGGCGGCTTCGGCGGACCGGGCGCGGAGATCGCCGCCCGGGTCACCGAGCGGTGCTTCCACCATCTGGAGGCGCCGGTGCTGCGGGTGACGGGCTTCGACATCCCCTACCCGCCGCCGATGCTCGAGAAGCACCACCTGCCGGGTGTGGACCGGATCCTGGACACCGTGGCCCGCCTGCAGTGGGAGAACTGA
- a CDS encoding dihydrolipoamide acetyltransferase family protein, translating into MPQVMEFKLPDLGEGLTEAEIVRWLVAVGDVVAIDQPVVEVETAKAMVEVPCPYGGVVTARFGEEGTELPVGAPLITVAVGAASLPQAPAAQAAEAEGSGNVPRPLIGYGEDHSRPARRRRVRPVTAAVSAPVVAAPVAPVVAAPVAPAAVAGPVPVISPLVRKLAKDGGVDLRALTGSGPEGLILRADVEAALAALRAPQPAPVAAAAPAVAAQGERIPLKGVRGAVAEKLSRSRREIPDATCWVDADATELMAARAAMNAVGGPKISVLALLARICTAALARYPELNSTVDLAAKEIVRLPSVHLGFAAQTERGLVVPVVRDAQHRNPESLSAEFARLTELARSGKLAPADLTGGTFTLNNYGVFGVDGSTPIINHPEAAMLGVGRIIDKPWVHEGQLAVRKVVQLSLTFDHRVCDGGTAGGFLRYVADCVESPAVLLRSL; encoded by the coding sequence ATGCCGCAGGTAATGGAATTCAAGCTTCCCGATCTCGGGGAGGGCCTGACCGAGGCCGAGATCGTCCGCTGGCTGGTCGCGGTGGGCGATGTCGTCGCCATCGACCAGCCGGTGGTCGAGGTCGAGACGGCCAAGGCGATGGTGGAGGTTCCGTGCCCCTACGGCGGTGTGGTCACCGCCCGCTTCGGGGAGGAGGGCACGGAACTTCCCGTCGGCGCACCGCTGATCACCGTGGCGGTGGGAGCGGCGTCGCTCCCGCAGGCCCCGGCCGCGCAGGCGGCCGAGGCCGAGGGCTCCGGCAACGTGCCCCGGCCGCTGATCGGCTACGGCGAGGACCACTCGCGCCCGGCGCGTCGGCGACGGGTGCGACCCGTCACCGCCGCGGTGTCGGCGCCGGTCGTCGCCGCTCCGGTGGCGCCGGTCGTCGCGGCTCCGGTGGCTCCGGCGGCTGTCGCCGGGCCGGTGCCCGTCATCTCGCCGCTGGTGCGCAAGCTGGCCAAGGACGGCGGGGTCGACCTCCGCGCGCTGACGGGGTCGGGGCCCGAGGGGCTGATCCTGCGGGCCGACGTCGAGGCGGCGCTGGCCGCGCTGCGGGCGCCCCAACCGGCGCCGGTCGCCGCGGCGGCGCCCGCGGTGGCGGCGCAGGGCGAGCGGATCCCGCTCAAGGGAGTGCGCGGGGCGGTCGCCGAGAAGCTGTCGCGCAGCCGCCGGGAGATCCCGGACGCCACCTGCTGGGTCGACGCGGACGCCACCGAGCTGATGGCCGCCCGGGCCGCGATGAACGCGGTCGGCGGGCCCAAGATCTCGGTGCTCGCGCTGCTGGCCCGGATCTGCACGGCCGCCCTGGCCCGGTACCCGGAGCTCAACTCCACCGTGGACCTCGCCGCCAAGGAGATCGTCCGGCTCCCGTCGGTGCACCTGGGCTTCGCCGCCCAGACCGAACGGGGCCTGGTGGTCCCGGTGGTCCGGGACGCGCAGCACCGCAACCCGGAGTCCCTGTCGGCGGAGTTCGCCCGGCTGACCGAGCTGGCCCGGTCCGGGAAGCTGGCTCCGGCCGATCTGACCGGCGGCACCTTCACCCTGAACAACTACGGGGTGTTCGGGGTCGACGGCTCCACGCCGATCATCAACCACCCCGAAGCGGCGATGCTGGGCGTGGGCCGGATCATCGACAAGCCGTGGGTCCACGAGGGGCAGCTGGCGGTCCGCAAGGTCGTCCAGCTGTCGCTGACCTTCGACCACCGGGTCTGCGACGGGGGTACGGCGGGCGGCTTCCTCCGCTACGTCGCGGACTGCGTCGAATCCCCGGCGGTCCTGCTCCGGAGCCTGTAG
- a CDS encoding NAD(P)H-quinone oxidoreductase: protein MHAITIEQPGGPEALVWADVSDPVPGEGEVLVEVAASAVNRADVLQRQGFYDPPPGASRHPGLECSGRIAAMGPGVSGWSVGDEVCALLAGGGYAERVAVPAGQLLPVPAGVDLVTAAALPEVVTTVWSNVFMVAGLRPGETLLVHGGSSGIGTMAIQLAKAVGATVAVTAGGPEKLARCKELGADILIDYREQDFVAALREATGGAGADVILDIMGAKYLARNVDALAVNGRLAVIGLQGGVKAELNLGALLAKRAAITATSLRARPLEEKAAIVAAVREHVWPLVAAGRVRPVVHAAFPMRDAAEAHRVMESSAHVGKLLLTV from the coding sequence ATGCATGCGATCACCATCGAGCAGCCCGGCGGCCCCGAGGCCCTCGTCTGGGCCGACGTATCCGATCCGGTGCCGGGCGAGGGCGAGGTCCTCGTCGAGGTCGCGGCGAGCGCCGTGAACCGCGCCGACGTCCTCCAGCGACAGGGGTTCTACGATCCGCCGCCCGGCGCCTCGCGCCATCCGGGGCTGGAGTGCTCCGGGCGGATCGCCGCGATGGGGCCGGGCGTGTCCGGCTGGTCCGTGGGCGACGAGGTGTGCGCCCTGCTGGCGGGCGGCGGGTACGCGGAGCGGGTGGCCGTGCCGGCGGGGCAGCTGCTGCCGGTCCCGGCGGGCGTGGACCTGGTGACGGCGGCCGCGCTGCCCGAGGTCGTCACGACCGTGTGGTCCAACGTGTTCATGGTGGCGGGGCTCCGCCCCGGCGAGACCCTGCTGGTGCACGGCGGGTCCAGCGGGATCGGGACCATGGCGATCCAGCTGGCGAAGGCGGTGGGCGCGACGGTCGCCGTGACGGCGGGCGGCCCGGAGAAGCTGGCGCGCTGCAAGGAGCTGGGCGCGGACATCCTGATCGACTACCGCGAGCAGGACTTCGTGGCCGCGCTGCGCGAGGCGACGGGCGGGGCCGGGGCGGACGTGATCCTGGACATCATGGGCGCGAAGTACCTCGCCCGGAACGTGGACGCCCTGGCCGTGAACGGGCGGCTCGCGGTGATCGGGCTCCAGGGCGGGGTGAAGGCCGAGCTGAACCTCGGCGCGCTGCTGGCCAAGCGGGCGGCGATCACCGCCACCTCGCTGCGCGCCCGCCCGCTGGAGGAGAAGGCGGCCATCGTCGCCGCCGTGCGCGAGCACGTGTGGCCGCTGGTGGCCGCGGGGCGGGTCCGCCCGGTGGTCCACGCGGCGTTCCCGATGCGGGACGCCGCCGAGGCCCACCGGGTCATGGAGTCCAGCGCCCACGTGGGCAAGCTGCTGCTCACGGTGTGA
- a CDS encoding potassium channel family protein: MFHVKLHGQDSMARGADEKLVSRRIKLPKRVVENPLRQVTKRLLMALFVLFLTVFIVWLDRDGYHDNANEQVDLLDCFYYATVTLSTTGYGDIVPYSDSARLINILLITPLRVLFLIILVGTTLEVLTERTREEWRLKSWRKNLREHTVVIGFGTKGRSALLTLLATGLSKEQVVIVDPSAKVIDTANAEGFTGVVGDATRSEVLLRAELQKARQIVIATQRDDTAVLVTLTARQLNRGAKIVAAVREEENAPLLRQSGADAVITSASAAGRLLGLSVLSPSAGTVMEDLIQQGSGLDLIERPARKSEAGKSVRDTEDLVVSVVRGHRLLPYDDPHASPIQLTDRLITIVRATPPGSPQVKFGPAD; encoded by the coding sequence ATGTTTCACGTGAAACTGCACGGCCAGGACTCCATGGCCCGCGGCGCCGACGAGAAGCTCGTCTCCCGGCGCATCAAACTGCCCAAACGCGTCGTCGAGAACCCGCTGAGGCAGGTCACCAAGCGCCTGCTGATGGCGTTGTTCGTGCTCTTCCTGACGGTCTTCATCGTCTGGCTGGACCGCGACGGCTACCACGACAACGCCAACGAGCAGGTCGATCTCCTCGACTGCTTCTACTACGCCACGGTGACGCTGTCCACGACGGGCTACGGCGACATCGTGCCGTACAGCGACAGTGCGCGACTGATCAACATCCTGCTGATCACCCCGCTGCGCGTGCTGTTCCTGATCATCCTGGTCGGTACCACCCTGGAAGTCCTGACGGAACGGACGAGGGAAGAGTGGCGGCTGAAGAGCTGGAGGAAGAACTTGCGTGAGCACACGGTCGTCATCGGCTTCGGCACGAAGGGCCGCTCGGCCCTTTTGACGCTGCTGGCCACCGGCCTCTCCAAGGAGCAGGTCGTCATCGTCGACCCCAGCGCCAAGGTGATCGACACGGCCAACGCGGAGGGCTTCACGGGCGTGGTCGGCGACGCCACCCGCTCCGAAGTCCTGCTCCGCGCCGAGCTGCAGAAGGCCCGTCAGATCGTCATCGCCACCCAGCGGGACGACACGGCGGTCCTGGTCACCCTGACCGCCCGGCAGCTCAACCGCGGGGCGAAGATCGTCGCGGCGGTGCGCGAGGAGGAGAACGCCCCGCTGCTGCGCCAGTCCGGCGCGGACGCGGTCATCACGAGCGCGAGCGCGGCCGGCCGGCTGCTGGGCCTCTCGGTGCTCAGCCCGAGCGCGGGCACCGTGATGGAGGACCTGATCCAGCAGGGCAGCGGCCTCGACCTCATCGAACGCCCCGCCCGCAAGTCCGAGGCCGGCAAGTCGGTACGGGACACCGAGGACCTGGTCGTGAGCGTGGTGCGCGGCCACCGGCTGCTCCCGTACGACGATCCGCACGCGAGCCCGATCCAGCTGACGGACCGTCTCATCACCATCGTGCGGGCGACGCCGCCCGGCTCGCCGCAGGTGAAGTTCGGACCTGCCGATTAG